From the genome of Chengkuizengella sediminis, one region includes:
- a CDS encoding AtpZ/AtpI family protein: MSNSNPKDNPWKAVALVSAIGLDMVICMFAGYGLGTLATKYLDDNPIWIVVGIMVGFVVGVLSIMMIIKKYTGDSNE; encoded by the coding sequence ATGAGTAATTCAAATCCTAAAGATAATCCATGGAAAGCCGTTGCGTTGGTCAGTGCAATTGGATTAGATATGGTTATCTGTATGTTTGCCGGATATGGTCTAGGAACTCTAGCAACAAAATATTTAGACGATAATCCTATATGGATTGTTGTTGGTATAATGGTGGGATTTGTTGTAGGGGTCTTAAGCATCATGATGATCATTAAAAAGTACACGGGGGACTCGAATGAATAA
- the upp gene encoding uracil phosphoribosyltransferase encodes MGKVFVCDHPLIQHKLTYIRDKETKTKDFRQLVDEVAMLMAYEITRDLSLKEVEVQTPVATANCKVISGRMLGLVPILRAGLGMTDGILKLHPTAKVGHVGLYRDPESLQPVEYYTKLPTDVQERELIVIDPMLATGGSANAAIQVLKNNDCSQMKLMCLIASPEGVKAVQEAHPDVDIYIAAIDSHLNEKGYIIPGLGDAGDRLFGTK; translated from the coding sequence ATGGGAAAGGTATTTGTATGTGACCATCCTTTGATCCAACATAAACTAACTTATATTCGAGACAAAGAAACGAAAACGAAAGACTTCCGTCAATTAGTAGATGAAGTTGCCATGTTAATGGCTTATGAGATTACTAGAGATTTATCTCTAAAAGAAGTAGAGGTTCAAACTCCTGTTGCAACCGCAAATTGCAAAGTGATATCTGGGAGAATGCTTGGTTTGGTTCCAATACTTCGTGCTGGATTAGGGATGACAGATGGTATTTTAAAACTACACCCAACTGCGAAGGTAGGTCACGTAGGTTTATATCGTGATCCTGAATCATTACAGCCAGTTGAATATTACACTAAATTACCAACTGATGTTCAAGAAAGAGAGCTAATCGTAATTGATCCAATGCTTGCTACTGGTGGATCAGCGAACGCGGCTATACAAGTATTAAAAAACAACGATTGCAGTCAAATGAAGTTAATGTGTTTAATTGCCTCCCCAGAAGGAGTTAAAGCAGTGCAAGAAGCACATCCTGACGTAGATATCTATATTGCTGCAATTGATAGTCATCTAAATGAAAAAGGTTATATCATTCCAGGACTAGGGGATGCAGGGGATCGTTTATTTGGAACAAAGTAA
- the wecB gene encoding non-hydrolyzing UDP-N-acetylglucosamine 2-epimerase, translating to MDKLKVLTIFGVRPEAIKMAPLVLELQKHTDLIDSKVCVTAQHREMLDQVLDVFGIQPAYDLDVMKDRQTLNEITIRVLQGLESVLQEAKPDLVLVHGDTLTTFLASYAAFLQQIKVGHVEAGLRTWNKLNPYPEEMNRQLTGVIADLHFAPTNWSANNLFKENKSDQNVYITGNTATDVFQYTVREGFSHPVLSWAKGKKLILMTAHRRESLGEPHRQIFNAVRRIVDEFEDVAVVYPVHLNPAVREPANEILGDHPRIKLIDPLDVVELHNFYNHTHMILTDSGGLQEEAPSFGIPVLVLRETTERPEGVEAGTLELVGTAEEDVYQKTKDLLVDIDKYEKMSRTANPYGDGKASKRIVESILHHFGKTLEKPKPFST from the coding sequence ATGGATAAGTTAAAAGTACTTACGATATTCGGGGTTAGACCTGAAGCTATTAAAATGGCTCCACTTGTATTAGAGTTACAAAAACATACTGATTTAATCGACTCAAAGGTGTGTGTAACAGCGCAGCATAGAGAAATGCTTGACCAAGTGTTAGATGTATTTGGGATTCAACCAGCATATGATCTCGATGTGATGAAGGATAGACAAACGCTGAATGAGATAACAATACGTGTGCTACAAGGTCTAGAGTCAGTGCTTCAAGAAGCAAAACCAGATTTAGTTTTAGTGCATGGAGATACATTAACCACATTTTTAGCTAGTTATGCTGCTTTTTTACAACAAATCAAAGTAGGTCATGTGGAAGCGGGATTGAGAACTTGGAATAAACTGAATCCTTATCCTGAAGAAATGAATCGTCAGCTCACAGGTGTGATTGCTGACCTTCATTTTGCCCCTACAAATTGGTCAGCTAATAATTTATTTAAGGAAAATAAGTCTGATCAGAATGTGTATATTACAGGGAATACAGCGACAGATGTTTTTCAATATACTGTGAGAGAGGGTTTCTCTCATCCTGTATTATCTTGGGCTAAAGGAAAAAAATTAATATTAATGACAGCACATCGAAGAGAATCTTTAGGTGAGCCTCATCGACAGATTTTTAATGCTGTTCGAAGAATCGTGGATGAATTTGAAGATGTTGCTGTTGTTTATCCCGTTCATTTGAACCCAGCAGTAAGGGAGCCGGCTAATGAAATATTAGGCGACCATCCTAGAATTAAACTCATTGATCCGTTAGATGTTGTTGAGTTACATAATTTTTATAATCATACTCATATGATATTAACGGATTCAGGTGGGTTACAAGAGGAAGCTCCTTCCTTTGGGATTCCTGTTTTAGTATTAAGAGAAACAACGGAGCGTCCTGAAGGAGTAGAAGCAGGAACGTTGGAGTTAGTCGGAACTGCTGAAGAAGACGTTTATCAAAAAACGAAGGACTTATTAGTAGATATTGATAAATATGAAAAAATGAGTCGTACTGCAAATCCATATGGTGATGGTAAAGCATCAAAAAGAATTGTAGAGTCTATCTTGCATCATTTTGGAAAAACGCTAGAAAAACCCAAACCATTCTCAACATAA